Proteins from a single region of Phyllopteryx taeniolatus isolate TA_2022b chromosome 10, UOR_Ptae_1.2, whole genome shotgun sequence:
- the si:ch1073-303k11.2 gene encoding LRRN4 C-terminal-like protein isoform X1 has product MTLLRRNPTVLLLFLSAWPLFHSHLVTDAASTSPPITRPRFTFITGLGADYDEEYDEDDDHASKRPPEVLATTRTQFLQRELCKFNPCLENQVPCAKLLAETGCLCPGISGADQPPHAPRLHALIPIHNGDNRGKVEVKWCAPTSVVTQYRVVVEGQDGKAIEFEEAFRQGLVGFLEVGTKVCVEAVNKAGHSMPTEFSCTRYDPPSSSDYDVLAGIIGGGIILLLLISAVIFWRCHKNRNAKRDSSDGLGNPSYSTEGTL; this is encoded by the coding sequence ATGACATTACTGCGTAGGAACCCAACTGTGCTTCTCCTTTTTCTGAGTGCCTGGCCTCTCTTTCACTCCCACCTCGTCACCGACGCAGCTTCTACTTCACCTCCCATCACTCGTCCGAGGTTCACATTTATTACTGGTTTAGGTGCAGATTATGATGAGGAATATGACGAGGATGATGACCACGCCAGCAAACGTCCTCCAGAAGTACTCGCCACCACAAGGACGCAGTTCCTTCAACGGGAACTGTGCAAGTTTAACCCTTGTTTGGAGAATCAGGTGCCCTGTGCGAAGCTGTTGGCAGAGACTGGATGCCTCTGCCCTGGCATCAGTGGGGCTGACCAGCCTCCTCATGCACCACGCTTACATGCACTGATACCAATCCATAATGGAGATAACAGGGGGAAAGTTGAAGTCAAGTGGTGTGCTCCAACCTCTGTGGTGACTCAGTACAGAGTGGTGGTGGAAGGACAAGACGGAAAAGCTATAGAGTTTGAAGAAGCTTTCCGACAAGGCTTGGTGGGGTTTCTGGAAGTTGGaaccaaggtgtgtgtggaggcagtTAACAAAGCAGGACACAGCATGCCCACAGAGTTTTCCTGCACACGATATGACCCTCCCTCATCATCAGACTATGACGTGTTGGCAGGTATTATTGGAGGAGGGATTATCCTCTTGCTCCTCATCTCAGCTGTGATCTTTTGGAGATGTCATAAGAACAGAAATGCAAAGAGAGACTCATCTGATGGACTTGGGAACCCGTCATACAGCACAGAAGGGACATTATAA
- the si:ch1073-303k11.2 gene encoding thiosulfate:glutathione sulfurtransferase isoform X2: MDISYEDLKTLLEKDKKLLLVDVRTQEEVDEGRIPGSLHIPVDAVEDAFGLEPEGFKAKYGVTKPSLDCSALVFHCHLGKRGATATTKAKQLGYANARNYTGGYKEWSEKTGQ; encoded by the exons ATGGATATATCGTATGAGGATCTGAAAACACTtttggaaaaagacaaaaagctaCTTCTTGTCGATGTCCGTACTCAGGAGGAAGTGGATGAGGGACGTATACCCGGATCTCTTCATATCCCAG TTGATGCTGTAGAAGATGCCTTTGGATTGGAACCAGAAGGGTTCAAGGCAAAATACGGGGTCACCAAGCCATCGTTGGATTGCTCAGCGCTTGTCTTTCACTGCCACCTGGGCAAGCGAGGGGCAACGGCTACAACCAAAGCAAAGCAGCTTGGCTATGCAAA TGCGCGTAATTACACCGGCGGATACAAGGAGTGGTCTGAGAAAACTGGACAATGA
- the zgc:195212 gene encoding DUF4554 domain-containing protein, which yields MLEQIKQALQLFILLGKKGHCQGGLLVLLWAEPGAANCSVAAAGSKWRRIQPETLQNVLTDVKFSCTGTIPEPDPEELHAFTDVHGSLKLLLSFQVKDLRCLSPEWPARIKAFLSIFSLANAATSVHLRCKFPQQTILEEFRANFTKRLTLAMEPSLMLDVTCSSLGNELVKKGSWCPGGHPVLGSVLPLSIPPATMDNGLYGELNMQLVALLSPCVLQYPNLETLLTHVEVLSYPPSHVPMTFPFAFFQSLVTHLDFQEFGQRILHCPSYIDPSHEGSIVYAVEHKTCQEPEKRLQLHPVKQKLLIFLFLQHTDPFVSQLSDFMGADTLIGRHLEDILNNNRRAVTGALHTELSNTLKAQDRRKKDQEKLLSAAEVILSTSISIVSCSTNLNFRLACLSRMQVSNTHELAASLREALLRVISWRCVPRKGCYSAQVEERLESAEDTRAEI from the exons ATGCTGGAACAAATAAAACAG GCGCTGCAGCTATTTATACTTTTGGGAAAGAAAGGTCACTGTCAAGGAGGACTTTTGGTTCTACTCTGGGCTGAACCAGGAGCCGCAAACTGCTCTG TTGCAGCTGCGGGTTCCAAGTGGAGAAGAATCCAACCGGAAACACTCCAAAATG tGCTCACAGATGTGAAGTTTTCCTGCACTGGAACAATTCCTGAGCCTGACCCAGAGGAGCTGCATGCTTTTACCGACGTGCACGGCTCCCTGAAACTACTGCTATCCTTTcag GTAAAGGATTTAAGATGCCTCAGTCCAGAGTGGCCTGCCCGTATCAAAGCTTTCCTGAGCATATTTAGTCTGGCCAATGCAGCG acTAGCGTGCACCTGCGTTGCAAATTCCCCCAGCAGACCATCCTGGAAGAATTTag AGCGAACTTCACAAAGAGACTTACACTGGCAATGGAACcgtcactgatgttggatgtcACTTGCAGTTCCCT CGGCAACGAGTTGGTGAAAAAAGGAAGCTGGTGTCCCGGAGGCCACCCTGTCCTGGGCAGCGTATTGCCTCTTAGCATCCCACCTGCGACCATGGACAACGGCCTGTACGGCGAACTCAACATGCAGCTTGTGGCTCTCCTGTCACCTTGTGTGCTGCAATACCCTAATCTGGAAACACTTCTTACGCATGTAGAA GTGTTGTCTTACCCCCCATCTCATGTTCCAATGACATTCCCCTTCGCCTTCTTCCAAAGCCTTGTCACTCATCTGGACTTCCAGGAATTTGGGCAGCGAATCCTCCACTGCCCCTCCTACATTG ATCCTTCACATGAAGGCAGCATTGTATATGCTGTGGAGCACAAAACCTGTCAGGAACCTGAGAAAAGGTTACAGTTGCACCCTGTAAAGCAGAAACTCTTGATCTTCCTCTTTTTGCAGCACACTGACCCATTTGTCTCACAGCTTTCTGACTTTATGG GTGCTGATACCCTGATTGGGCGCCACCTCGAGGACATTCTGAACAACAACAGGCGGGCAGTCACAGGAGCGCTGCACACTGAGTTAAGTAATACATTGAAGGCTCAAGATCGCAGAAAGAAG GACCAAGAGAAGCTGCTTTCGGCTGCTGAGGTCATTCTTAGCACATCCATCAGTATTGTGAGCTGCAGCACCAACTTGAACTTCAGACTAGCCTGCCTGAGTCGCATGCAG GTGAGCAATACTCATGAACTGGCAGCCTCTCTCCGTGAAGCCTTGCTGAGGGTGATATCATGGAGATGTGTCCCCAGGAAAGGGTGCTACTCTGCTCAG GTAGAAGAACGTCTGGAAAGTGCTGAGGACACCAGAGCAGAAATCTGA